The Gemmatimonadota bacterium genome window below encodes:
- a CDS encoding DUF5916 domain-containing protein codes for MATAQRTAQGVIRLDGSLDEQAWTLAIPITDFTQKEPNEGALPTERMEVRFVYNDDALYVGARMYSTNPAAIQAPLGRRDQAGTTAEQFEVSLDTFLNRRTAYTFGVTASGVRVDRYHGSDSEGGDEGFDPVWEASTRVDDRGWTAELWIPFTQLRFNDRPVQVWGLNVRRFTPTLSEETYWVLVPRTEVGWASRFGDLEGIEGVRPSRRVELLPFVVGSTTKNGDRDLADPFDDGKNLVSRMGLDVKVGVGPNLTLDATFNPDFGQVEADPAEVNLSDFATRFPERRPFFTEGSNLLNLSHPNVFYTRRIGAPPAGPASGDYVDRPSDSRIIGAAKLTGRLSSGTSIGILAAVTDEEFAEVADVAEDGSAPGFSRVRVGARAAWGVARVAQELGSSGSSVSFLVGGVLRDFEEEDPLALLSPKYAVVFGNDGLVRFRGGEYQLTWAIVGSYLAGESEAVARVQRSSSHYLQRPDRDPKYLYDPTRESLQGWSMQANFNRSSGQHWLFGASIKIDHPMYDSNEIANLTGADGIMPNWNVTYRETQPGFVFRSYQIRLNQGNEWNFDGNRQAGSAGLNVNVTWLNFWTSSISYSRNFRTESASLTRGGPLMGGPARWSSNLNVGTPLTAETGWSGAMSFSGDELGAHSFSTNMRLTVQPGPRWQLSARPSHSRSTSSQQFVTTLDGGRPETFGSRYIFGYIDQTQYAMEFRLSFSLKPEVNLDIYAEPFTASGHYYDHGELRAPGSLDRITYGEDDGTGVAIDEEGRRTVTFGESTFTLANRDFNTSSFQSNVVLRWEWRPGSTLYLVWQQSRDDRETIGSPVSLGDLFGSISTPGSNIFLVKASFWLPVL; via the coding sequence GTGGCGACCGCCCAGCGGACCGCCCAGGGGGTCATCCGGCTAGACGGGAGCCTCGACGAACAGGCCTGGACCCTCGCCATCCCCATCACAGACTTCACTCAGAAGGAACCGAACGAAGGCGCCCTGCCAACCGAGCGAATGGAGGTTCGGTTTGTCTACAACGACGATGCATTGTACGTGGGCGCTCGCATGTACAGTACGAACCCAGCCGCCATCCAGGCCCCGCTCGGGCGGCGGGACCAAGCGGGCACGACCGCGGAACAGTTCGAGGTGTCGCTCGACACCTTCCTGAACCGTAGAACGGCGTACACCTTCGGCGTCACCGCCTCCGGCGTACGCGTCGATCGCTACCACGGGTCCGACTCGGAGGGCGGCGACGAGGGTTTCGATCCGGTGTGGGAGGCGAGCACCCGCGTGGACGATCGGGGGTGGACCGCCGAGCTCTGGATCCCTTTCACGCAACTCCGCTTCAACGACCGGCCGGTCCAGGTTTGGGGGTTGAACGTTCGCCGTTTCACTCCGACGCTGTCGGAGGAGACCTACTGGGTTCTCGTGCCGAGGACCGAGGTGGGATGGGCTTCGCGCTTCGGCGATCTCGAGGGGATCGAGGGGGTGCGCCCGAGCCGACGGGTGGAGCTCCTCCCCTTCGTCGTCGGATCCACGACCAAGAATGGGGACCGGGACCTCGCGGATCCCTTCGACGACGGCAAGAACCTGGTCAGTCGGATGGGTCTCGACGTCAAGGTGGGGGTGGGTCCCAATCTCACACTGGATGCGACCTTCAACCCGGACTTCGGCCAGGTGGAGGCCGATCCCGCCGAGGTGAACCTCTCGGACTTCGCCACACGCTTTCCGGAGCGGCGGCCCTTTTTCACGGAAGGATCGAACCTGCTGAATTTGAGCCATCCGAACGTCTTTTACACCCGGCGCATCGGCGCTCCCCCCGCGGGACCGGCGTCGGGCGATTACGTGGACCGTCCCTCGGATAGCCGGATCATCGGGGCGGCGAAGCTCACTGGCCGACTCTCTTCCGGGACGTCGATCGGGATCCTGGCCGCCGTCACCGACGAGGAGTTCGCAGAGGTGGCGGACGTGGCCGAGGACGGGTCCGCGCCCGGGTTCTCCAGGGTGCGCGTCGGCGCGCGTGCCGCCTGGGGGGTCGCGAGGGTCGCGCAGGAGCTCGGATCGTCGGGCTCCAGCGTCAGCTTCCTCGTGGGCGGGGTCCTGCGAGACTTCGAGGAGGAGGATCCCCTGGCGCTCTTGAGTCCGAAATACGCCGTCGTGTTCGGGAACGATGGCCTCGTGAGGTTCAGAGGCGGCGAATACCAATTGACCTGGGCCATCGTCGGTTCCTACCTCGCGGGCGAGTCGGAAGCGGTCGCTCGGGTTCAGCGTTCGAGTTCACATTACCTACAGCGCCCCGATCGGGACCCGAAATACCTCTACGACCCGACGAGAGAGTCGCTCCAGGGGTGGTCCATGCAGGCGAACTTCAACCGCTCCAGCGGACAACACTGGCTCTTCGGCGCGTCCATCAAGATCGATCACCCGATGTACGACTCGAACGAGATCGCGAATCTGACGGGGGCCGATGGGATCATGCCCAATTGGAACGTCACCTATCGGGAGACGCAGCCCGGCTTCGTCTTCCGGAGCTATCAGATCCGCCTGAACCAGGGAAACGAGTGGAATTTCGACGGCAACCGTCAGGCGGGCTCGGCCGGACTCAACGTCAACGTGACGTGGTTGAACTTCTGGACGTCGTCCATCTCGTACAGCCGCAACTTCCGCACGGAGAGCGCCTCGCTGACGAGAGGCGGGCCCCTCATGGGCGGCCCGGCCCGATGGTCCTCGAACCTGAACGTGGGCACCCCCCTCACCGCGGAAACCGGTTGGAGTGGGGCAATGTCCTTCTCCGGAGACGAGCTGGGCGCGCACTCATTCAGCACGAACATGAGGCTCACGGTGCAACCGGGCCCCCGGTGGCAGCTTTCGGCGCGTCCGTCGCATTCACGAAGCACCAGCTCTCAACAATTCGTGACGACGCTGGACGGCGGCCGCCCCGAGACCTTCGGAAGCCGCTATATCTTCGGGTACATCGATCAAACGCAGTATGCGATGGAGTTTCGGTTGAGTTTCTCGCTGAAGCCCGAGGTCAACCTCGATATCTACGCCGAGCCGTTCACCGCTTCTGGACACTATTACGACCACGGCGAACTGAGGGCCCCCGGGAGTCTCGACCGGATCACTTACGGGGAGGATGATGGCACCGGGGTGGCGATCGACGAAGAGGGAAGGCGCACGGTTACTTTCGGGGAATCCACCTTCACTCTGGCGAACCGCGACTTCAACACCTCGTCTTTCCAGAGCAATGTCGTGCTCCGATGGGAGTGGCGGCCGGGAAGCACACTGTACCTGGTCTGGCAGCAAAGCCGCGACGACCGCGAGACAATCGGATCGCCAGTGAGCCTCGGCGATCTCTTCGGCTCGATCAGCACGCCGGGTTCGAACATCTTCCTCGTGAAGGCATCCTTCTGGCTTCCGGTGCTCTAA
- a CDS encoding amino acid permease yields the protein MQTQASEGLVRGIRRWDLVALVLNAVIGAGIFGLPARVFAVAGVWSLLAYVACAVCVVLIILCFAEVSSRFGTTGGPYLYAREAFGPLAGFQMGWLLWLARLTAFAALCNLWLDYLGFFFPAAATGATRSVMIALIVLAFTALNVRGVRASTLVNDTLTLAKLGPLILFVLVGLFFIEPQNLTPDDFPALGSFSNAVLLLIFAFSGFEMAVIPAGESRDPQKHAPFALLTAIGIILALYIMIQLVSIGTLAELATSQRPLADAAAGFLGTPGAALISLGALVSITGTLNVIVMVGPRLPFAMAEQGQLPRLFAATHPRFKTPHVAIVVSAVVMLVLTLQGSFISSLTISTVIRLVTYAATCAALPVLRKRAGAPSGGFLAPGGTITAVLAIALCGWLISTSTWADIRTTLLAVAAGLGIYAAMKVAGGGATKGASA from the coding sequence ATGCAGACACAGGCAAGCGAAGGACTCGTCCGTGGCATCAGGCGCTGGGACCTCGTGGCCCTGGTCCTGAATGCCGTGATCGGCGCCGGCATCTTCGGACTCCCCGCGCGCGTGTTCGCGGTCGCGGGTGTGTGGAGCCTCCTGGCTTACGTCGCCTGTGCGGTTTGCGTGGTGCTCATCATCCTCTGCTTCGCGGAGGTGAGCAGCCGATTCGGCACGACGGGAGGACCCTACCTTTACGCGAGGGAAGCGTTCGGACCGCTGGCCGGCTTCCAGATGGGCTGGCTGCTCTGGCTGGCGCGCCTCACGGCATTCGCCGCCCTTTGCAACCTCTGGCTCGACTACCTGGGCTTCTTCTTTCCGGCTGCGGCGACCGGCGCGACTCGCTCGGTGATGATCGCGCTGATCGTGTTGGCCTTCACCGCGCTCAATGTGCGCGGCGTCCGTGCCTCGACGCTCGTCAACGACACACTCACGCTGGCCAAGCTCGGCCCGCTCATCCTCTTCGTGCTGGTTGGCCTCTTCTTCATCGAACCGCAGAACCTCACGCCTGACGATTTTCCCGCCCTGGGTTCGTTTTCGAACGCCGTTCTCCTCTTGATCTTCGCCTTCAGCGGTTTTGAGATGGCGGTCATCCCGGCCGGCGAGTCGCGCGATCCCCAGAAACACGCGCCGTTCGCGCTGCTCACCGCGATCGGCATCATCCTGGCGCTCTACATCATGATCCAACTGGTCAGCATCGGTACGCTCGCCGAGCTCGCCACCTCTCAGCGCCCGCTCGCGGACGCCGCCGCCGGCTTCCTTGGCACGCCCGGTGCCGCACTGATCTCGCTGGGCGCGCTCGTTTCCATCACGGGAACGCTTAACGTGATCGTGATGGTGGGACCCCGGCTCCCCTTCGCCATGGCCGAGCAGGGCCAGCTCCCGCGTCTGTTCGCGGCTACGCACCCGCGCTTCAAAACGCCCCACGTGGCGATCGTGGTTTCCGCCGTGGTGATGCTCGTGCTTACGCTCCAGGGGAGCTTCATCTCCTCCCTCACCATCAGCACGGTCATCCGGCTGGTCACCTACGCGGCCACCTGCGCGGCGCTCCCGGTGCTCCGGAAACGCGCCGGAGCGCCGAGCGGCGGATTCCTCGCGCCTGGCGGCACGATCACGGCCGTGCTGGCGATCGCTCTCTGCGGTTGGCTGATTTCCACGAGCACCTGGGCCGACATCCGCACCACGTTGTTGGCCGTCGCCGCCGGGCTCGGGATTTACGCCGCGATGAAGGTGGCGGGGGGCGGCGCCACGAAAGGGGCGAGCGCTTAG